From the bacterium genome, the window AGTCACCGGTCTCTCCCGCAAGGTCATCACCGAGGCCAAGCAGGCCGATCTCCGGCCCCGGGTGTCGATCAAGGACGAGCGCGGCCAGACTCAAAAGCTGCCCAACTCGAAGAACGAAGCCCGCTACCTCCTGCCGATCGGCGCCAACATCACGGTGTCGGAAGGCCAGCCGGTCATCGCCGGCGACGTCATCGCCAAGATCCCGCGCGAAACCACCAAGACCAAGGACATCACCGGCGGTCTTCCCCGGGTCGCCGAGCTCTTCGAAGCTCGCAAGCCCAAGGAAGTCGCGATCATCGCCGAAGTCGACGGCGTGGTCAGCTTCGGCAAGGACACCAAGGGCAAGCGGAAGGTCGTGGTCACGCCCGAAGTCGGCGAGCCCAATGAGTACTTGGTCGCCAAGGGCAAGCACTTGGCGGTCCGCGAGGGCGACTTCGTCAAGGCCGGCGAGCCCCTGATGGATGGCTCGTCCAACCCCCATGACATTCTGAAGGTCCTGGGCGAAAAGGCCCTGGCCAAGTACCTGGTCGACGAAATCCAAGAAGTCTATCGTCTGCAGGGCGTCAAGATTAACGACAAGCACATCGAGACCATCGTGCGGCAGATGCTGCGCAAGGTCCGAATCAAGGACGCCGGCGATACCAACCTTCTGCTGGACGACCAGGTGGAGCGCGACGAGTTCGAGCGCGTCAACGCCCAGGTGCGGGCCAAGAAGGGCAAGCCGGCTTCCGGCGAGCCGATGCTCCTCGGCATCACCAAGGCCTCGCTCTCGACCGAGTCCTTCATCTCGGCGGCTTCCTTCCAAGAGACCACCCGCGTCCTTACCGAGGCGGCGGTTTCGGGGAAAGTCGACCACTTGCGCGGTTTGAAGGAAAATGTGATTATGGGCCGCCTCATTCCGGCCGGTACCGGACTGCGGCAGTACCGTGATTTGAAGATGGAAGTGGACGAAACCGGGGAAGAACAAGCCCCGGTGGCGGCCACCAGTAACCTGAGCGCTTAAGAACCGCGGCGGGGGAGCCCGTCGAAGGCTTAAACGCTTGAATTTGCTGGGCAGATTCGTACCGATCTGCCTTGACAGATTCAAAAGGCACGTGATACGTAACGCGCCTATTTTTGGCTGGCCTGTCAGTAGACAAGCTAACTAATTGAAATTAAACATAATTTTTTGATCCCAAGACGAGGCTCTAGCCCCGATTTGGAGGGTTAGGCGTCATCCGGGGATCTTTTGCGTCATTGGAACGAGCTTATGCCAACGATTAACCAACTGATCCGCATCGGCCGCAAGGCGACCCGCTACAAGGGGACGGCCCCGGCCCTGCAACGCTGTCCGCAGAAGCGCGGCGTCTGTGTCCGCGTCTATACGACGACCCCCAAGAAGCCGAACTCGGCTCTTCGCAAGGTCGCCCGCGTGCGCCTCACCAACGGGATCGAGGTGACCTCCTACATCCCGGGCGAAGGCCATAACCTGCAAGAGCACTCGGTTGTGTTGATTCGCGGCGGCCGCGTCAAGGACCTCCCCGGCGTGCGCTATCACATCGTTCGCGGCACCCTCGACTCCACCGGCGTCGAGAAGCGCCGCCAATCGCGCTCCAAGTACGGCGCCAAGAGGCCTAAATAATTATGTCGCGCAAAGGCACCACCGCTCAGCGGAAGATTCTTCCCGAGCCTAAGTTCCACGACAAGCTGATCAGCAAGCTGGTCAACAAGGTTATGCTCCAGGGCAAGAAGAGCACCGCCGAGGGCATCGTCTACGGCTCCTTCGACATCGTCGCCGGCAAGCTCAACGACGATCCGATGAAGCTTTTCAAGCAAGCCTTGGAAAATATTAAGCCGGTGGTCGAAGTCCGCAGCCGCCGGGTCGGCGGCGCGACCTACCAGGTTCCGATGGAAGTCCGGCCGGAGCGCCGGGTCTCGCTGGGTCTGCGCTGGTTGGTCGACTATGCCCGCGAGCGCGGCGAGAAGACGATGGCCGACCGGCTGGCCGGCGAAATCCTCGACGCCCTCAACAATCGCGGCGCCGCGGTCAAGAAACGCGAAGACGTCCATAAGATGGCCGAGGCCAATAAGGCTTTTGCGCATTATCGATGGTAAGATTTGAAGGAAAGGGCCCGCGGTTTTTGCGGGCCCTGTTTTTATGGCTGA encodes:
- the rpsL gene encoding 30S ribosomal protein S12; amino-acid sequence: MPTINQLIRIGRKATRYKGTAPALQRCPQKRGVCVRVYTTTPKKPNSALRKVARVRLTNGIEVTSYIPGEGHNLQEHSVVLIRGGRVKDLPGVRYHIVRGTLDSTGVEKRRQSRSKYGAKRPK
- the rpsG gene encoding 30S ribosomal protein S7, giving the protein MSRKGTTAQRKILPEPKFHDKLISKLVNKVMLQGKKSTAEGIVYGSFDIVAGKLNDDPMKLFKQALENIKPVVEVRSRRVGGATYQVPMEVRPERRVSLGLRWLVDYARERGEKTMADRLAGEILDALNNRGAAVKKREDVHKMAEANKAFAHYRW